TGTTTTTGGGGCATGGAAGACCTTTTTAGAACACGCCCAGGTGTCATAGATACTGAAGTGGGATATCAAGGTGGGCAAAATGACAACCCTACGTATAAATATCATCCAGGTCATGCAGAAGGCATTGAAATAATATACGATACTGACAAAACATCTTTTCGTGAGATTTTAGATTTCTTTTTCAGAATGCATAATCCAACGACAGTTGATCAACAAGGAAATGATATGGGGTCTAGTTATCGTTCTGCAATTTTCTATCAAAACGATGAAGAAAAGGCCATCGCCGAAGAAATGATTCGCATTGTTAATGCATCTGGGAAATGGGAAGGAGATGTGGTTACTACATTGGAACCTTTTGTCCCGTTTTGGCAAGCTGAACCAGAACA
The nucleotide sequence above comes from Aureibaculum algae. Encoded proteins:
- the msrA gene encoding peptide-methionine (S)-S-oxide reductase MsrA, which translates into the protein MSTTKKAYIAGGCFWGMEDLFRTRPGVIDTEVGYQGGQNDNPTYKYHPGHAEGIEIIYDTDKTSFREILDFFFRMHNPTTVDQQGNDMGSSYRSAIFYQNDEEKAIAEEMIRIVNASGKWEGDVVTTLEPFVPFWQAEPEHQDYLVKNPNGYTCHFLRFEESFLKEKA